Proteins encoded in a region of the Pseudomonas viciae genome:
- a CDS encoding dermonecrotic toxin domain-containing protein translates to MTTETMPLFFAQVLDAKRLDELTAANDLTQADLDWLHHTSLANHMLRVAQTPAMSAETILLHAEGKAPIPLAGCFTLSALSGTKASAPKPAFLYTPLGGIKKFDSPDALARRIDEMLAHPTERDDLFQLLSIAQRAELNSAATLTQSRQIINGDVFKTQVESIEHAQDLNALAMVNELIKLPSLTSMLDEVLNEVLSNFDHKQARVTLSTGDPQANQVTRSLSLSDAVLLYFHNQGRPRGHDVDFTHPGITASPQNTRQWESILRVTARNLIPKLSHRINTYWDATGPFHTSRRDFLAQVIKDSLQSTILIQREKRQLTDAHSRELLRLFRPSRADEALLFIETVRLWEYEPLYVELAGSLMISGRHHYLYTPSHGLQKVANYLGFKDALLSTPTSTVRKEELYSLLSLEERNRFLRFDEPQVSGKSLNLPVSESLANAIIGKQLENLHYALEMSRQGDVDIHTLIDKALDIRALINQSLLKQKTAGHWGTQPAFYGEMRPSNYLADTLERKVKSYASVEDAFNTLFKQLPLSNEILLRNELRGLLPQLTNVFSLGIRAEAELRELNGTLPPAAHDLISSVFAFDPEYPQRKQRIGVKGFRPDVYSLRLAYTAEGETLSLPLANCFLLTERGGLDTPYSGLGILWTPADGLQVFSSVELATTQLNRHLLDGQKRFGWLANLTPAQRKPHGRYQLEAFELIEDNVLLNRMSSFIKHFEAEYGYLSTLKAGDWQLTGPALVKSREAIRQEGAPTNLKRAGRIAEAIRWQQKLPAWLGTASVEDQRLHIDLVEQYRNSVVDGKDYLDGVEPLHAYVSKKLKALLDARFADKSLDPATLLITPNLALAGPACTLTDFALNHIEVTQMTGFKVSSTSRQKLPDSLNEAAVRQMLLSLDIPSVYKKHVLDKLSGTAADVQQRKQRFRRQIPWQLLQQAHARHLQQHLSPTAFDLIRQVLDMPDAIARQAVEGASAWIRPLELIKTGGTAAVKALGLYLIGSSADAKAPHVLYAPYHAGQNFTEFKDEASVIAAFNAPGALQDLLIRRLPESQQATFKNLFAATAGALSEITLASNPIKTNLLDTLFDDNTTLLSDMLTTQTNKKRQFDWETVRHLFSAGVKLVGRQLPGKLTFIETLWESYQDFKASAESLQEHDWKAGLHDFIAGAVEMASLGSLNPDDTFGLLAPVGPGSQNGPVATPAHWKEIASTAPRRTNLQAFEATGISLQDLQRNAVEGTYKSIASGKLYAHVAGKVFQVAKTNQVWRVVHENGEGPILKKSPGGPQWTIDPQRHGIRYGKVMSTLANSYSDYKASLAMNIEARGMAEIRRKYPHRANAIVQALETARYYSFNALHNLALIKRRVPSGSRVDTFLKPFFGVKKVDVSLIQKIHTAISPICRALADPSWDSQNPKRVVIGSLSQADDNLVAFVLEPEATGTIYLTDLFFDMGMDWYKEAVPDSFNVDAHAQGATLIHEISHQLFDTIDIVYLEAAMPFLDLISQATHEGRRKYNALKNQQTSVLSLTTPRARLFTAWDIEDDAPRSLDLFGRYKDTVKEILKITGARTLDEARDAFLDPDLPDKRIDVILRNADSLTLLICELGRQLDPPSPTTSS, encoded by the coding sequence ATGACCACTGAGACCATGCCACTTTTCTTTGCCCAAGTGCTGGACGCCAAGCGCCTGGACGAGTTGACCGCCGCCAATGACTTGACCCAGGCCGACCTCGACTGGCTGCACCACACTTCCCTGGCCAACCACATGCTACGCGTCGCGCAGACACCGGCGATGTCCGCCGAAACAATTCTGTTGCACGCCGAGGGTAAGGCTCCCATCCCGCTGGCAGGCTGCTTTACCCTCAGCGCCTTGTCAGGCACCAAGGCGTCAGCCCCCAAGCCTGCGTTCCTTTACACGCCGCTGGGTGGAATCAAAAAGTTCGACAGCCCGGACGCTCTCGCCAGGCGGATAGACGAAATGCTGGCGCACCCGACAGAGCGTGACGACCTGTTTCAACTCCTGTCGATTGCCCAGCGCGCCGAACTGAACAGCGCAGCCACCCTTACCCAAAGCCGGCAGATCATCAACGGTGACGTGTTCAAAACCCAGGTCGAATCCATTGAGCACGCACAAGACCTCAACGCCCTGGCAATGGTGAATGAGCTGATCAAATTACCCTCGCTGACTTCAATGCTCGACGAGGTGTTGAATGAGGTGCTGTCGAACTTCGATCATAAACAGGCCAGAGTGACACTGAGTACGGGTGATCCGCAGGCAAACCAGGTAACCAGGAGCCTGTCACTGAGCGACGCGGTCCTGCTCTACTTCCACAATCAGGGACGACCTCGCGGGCATGACGTCGACTTCACTCACCCTGGGATAACCGCGTCCCCCCAGAATACCCGGCAGTGGGAAAGCATCTTGAGGGTCACGGCCAGGAACCTGATTCCCAAACTCAGCCACCGCATCAATACCTATTGGGACGCCACGGGCCCCTTCCATACTTCACGCCGGGATTTCCTGGCCCAGGTCATCAAGGATTCGCTGCAATCCACGATCCTGATCCAGCGGGAGAAAAGGCAACTGACCGATGCACACAGCCGGGAACTGCTTCGACTGTTCAGGCCGTCGCGCGCGGATGAGGCGCTGCTGTTTATCGAAACGGTTCGTCTTTGGGAATATGAGCCGCTCTACGTGGAGCTCGCAGGTTCCTTGATGATCAGCGGCCGCCACCACTACCTCTATACCCCCAGCCATGGCCTGCAGAAAGTGGCCAACTACCTGGGCTTCAAGGATGCGCTGCTCAGCACCCCCACCAGTACGGTGCGCAAGGAAGAGCTCTATAGCCTTCTGAGCCTGGAGGAGCGCAACCGGTTCCTGCGCTTTGACGAGCCACAAGTGTCGGGCAAGTCGCTGAACCTGCCAGTCTCCGAGTCGTTGGCTAACGCGATCATCGGCAAGCAACTGGAGAACCTTCATTACGCACTGGAGATGTCCCGCCAGGGCGATGTGGACATCCACACGCTCATCGACAAGGCCCTGGACATCCGGGCCCTGATCAACCAAAGCCTGTTGAAGCAGAAAACCGCTGGCCACTGGGGTACGCAACCGGCCTTTTACGGAGAGATGCGACCGTCCAACTACTTGGCCGACACCTTGGAGCGCAAGGTCAAGAGCTATGCCAGTGTCGAAGACGCGTTCAATACCCTGTTCAAACAGCTGCCGCTGTCCAACGAAATCTTGCTGCGCAACGAACTGAGGGGCCTGCTGCCTCAATTGACCAATGTTTTTTCCCTGGGGATCCGGGCAGAGGCCGAGCTCAGGGAACTCAATGGCACACTGCCCCCTGCCGCGCACGACCTCATCAGCAGCGTGTTTGCCTTCGACCCCGAATACCCGCAGCGCAAGCAACGCATAGGGGTGAAGGGCTTTCGACCGGATGTCTATTCATTGCGACTGGCGTACACCGCAGAAGGTGAAACGCTTTCCCTGCCCCTCGCCAATTGTTTTTTACTGACTGAACGCGGAGGGTTGGATACGCCATATTCGGGCCTGGGCATTCTCTGGACGCCCGCCGATGGCTTGCAGGTGTTCAGCTCCGTCGAGCTGGCCACGACGCAATTGAACCGCCACCTGCTCGACGGACAAAAGCGCTTTGGATGGCTGGCAAACCTCACGCCCGCTCAACGCAAACCCCATGGACGTTATCAGCTCGAGGCGTTTGAACTGATCGAAGACAATGTGCTGCTCAATCGGATGAGTTCGTTCATCAAACACTTCGAGGCCGAGTACGGTTATTTGAGCACGTTGAAAGCCGGGGATTGGCAACTGACCGGGCCTGCCTTGGTCAAAAGCCGTGAGGCGATACGCCAGGAAGGCGCACCGACCAATCTCAAACGCGCCGGCCGTATCGCCGAGGCCATCAGGTGGCAACAGAAACTTCCCGCCTGGCTCGGCACGGCCTCTGTGGAAGATCAACGCCTGCACATTGACCTGGTTGAGCAATATCGAAACAGCGTGGTCGATGGCAAAGATTACCTCGACGGTGTCGAGCCCCTGCACGCCTATGTGAGTAAAAAACTGAAAGCGCTACTGGACGCGCGCTTTGCCGACAAAAGCCTCGACCCCGCCACCCTGCTGATCACACCGAACCTGGCGCTGGCGGGCCCAGCATGCACCTTGACCGATTTTGCCCTGAATCATATCGAGGTCACCCAGATGACCGGCTTCAAGGTGTCCTCCACCTCCCGGCAGAAGTTGCCGGACAGCTTGAACGAGGCGGCTGTCAGGCAAATGCTGCTGTCATTGGATATCCCCAGCGTTTATAAAAAACACGTACTGGACAAGCTTTCCGGGACCGCCGCCGACGTCCAGCAAAGGAAGCAGCGGTTCCGCCGGCAAATACCCTGGCAATTGTTGCAGCAGGCTCATGCACGGCACCTGCAACAGCATCTTTCACCGACGGCGTTCGACTTGATTCGCCAAGTGCTGGACATGCCGGATGCCATCGCTCGCCAAGCGGTGGAAGGCGCCAGCGCGTGGATTCGTCCACTGGAGCTGATTAAAACCGGGGGCACGGCTGCGGTCAAAGCACTGGGACTTTACCTGATCGGGTCGAGCGCCGACGCCAAGGCACCCCATGTGCTGTATGCGCCCTACCATGCCGGCCAGAACTTCACCGAGTTCAAGGATGAAGCGAGCGTGATAGCGGCATTCAATGCGCCGGGAGCGCTCCAGGATTTACTGATTCGCCGACTGCCCGAGAGCCAGCAAGCCACATTCAAAAACCTGTTCGCCGCCACGGCCGGGGCTCTCTCGGAAATCACCCTGGCCTCCAATCCTATCAAGACCAACCTGCTCGACACGCTGTTCGACGACAACACAACGTTGCTGTCCGACATGCTGACCACCCAAACAAACAAAAAACGCCAGTTCGACTGGGAAACGGTTCGGCATCTGTTCAGCGCTGGCGTCAAGCTGGTGGGTAGGCAGTTGCCGGGCAAACTGACGTTTATCGAAACGCTGTGGGAAAGCTATCAGGACTTCAAGGCCTCTGCCGAATCCCTGCAGGAGCACGATTGGAAAGCCGGCTTGCACGATTTCATCGCCGGTGCCGTCGAGATGGCCTCGCTGGGATCGCTGAATCCCGACGACACCTTCGGCCTGCTCGCCCCGGTAGGTCCTGGCTCGCAAAACGGCCCAGTGGCAACCCCCGCCCATTGGAAAGAGATTGCCTCCACGGCCCCGAGGCGCACCAACCTGCAGGCTTTCGAAGCCACCGGCATCAGCCTCCAGGATCTTCAGAGAAACGCAGTGGAGGGGACCTACAAATCGATAGCGTCCGGCAAGCTCTACGCCCATGTTGCCGGCAAAGTCTTTCAAGTGGCGAAAACCAATCAGGTCTGGCGCGTTGTCCATGAGAACGGAGAAGGCCCGATACTGAAAAAATCGCCTGGCGGCCCACAATGGACGATTGACCCACAACGCCACGGCATTCGCTACGGCAAGGTGATGTCGACACTGGCCAACTCTTACAGTGACTACAAGGCTTCGTTGGCAATGAATATCGAAGCGCGGGGCATGGCTGAAATACGCAGAAAGTATCCTCACCGCGCAAACGCGATCGTGCAGGCCCTGGAAACGGCGCGGTATTACTCGTTCAACGCCCTGCACAACCTCGCGCTAATCAAACGACGGGTCCCTTCAGGCTCTCGAGTGGATACTTTTCTCAAGCCATTTTTCGGGGTCAAAAAAGTCGATGTCAGTCTTATCCAGAAGATACATACTGCGATCTCACCGATATGCAGGGCGTTGGCTGATCCCTCCTGGGACTCGCAGAACCCCAAGCGCGTCGTGATTGGCTCCCTCAGCCAAGCAGACGATAACCTGGTTGCGTTTGTGCTGGAGCCTGAAGCAACCGGCACAATCTACCTCACCGACCTTTTCTTCGACATGGGGATGGATTGGTACAAGGAAGCGGTACCAGACTCCTTTAACGTCGATGCTCACGCCCAGGGCGCTACCCTTATCCACGAAATTTCCCATCAGCTTTTCGACACCATCGATATCGTTTATCTGGAAGCCGCAATGCCCTTCCTGGACCTGATTTCCCAGGCGACTCACGAAGGCCGACGAAAATACAACGCGCTAAAAAATCAACAAACCAGTGTGCTTTCGCTGACCACGCCAAGAGCCCGATTGTTTACGGCATGGGATATCGAGGACGACGCGCCGAGAAGCCTGGATCTTTTCGGCCGGTATAAGGACACCGTGAAGGAAATCCTGAAAATAACCGGCGCCAGGACCCTGGACGAAGCACGCGATGCCTTCCTGGATCCGGACTTACCGGACAAACGCATCGACGTCATACTTCGAAACGCCGACTCCCTGACGCTGCTGATTTGTGAGTTGGGTCGCCAGCTCGATCCGCCATCACCCACGACCTCGTCTTGA
- a CDS encoding Ldh family oxidoreductase — translation MSALSDRAGSTLSFDALVSLLEKIFLRHGTSAEVARTLAENCAGAERDGAHSHGVFRIPGYVSTLNSGWVNGKAVPAVEDVASGFVAVDAANGFAQPALAAARPLLVAKARSAGIAVLAIRNSHHFAALWPDVEPFAYEGLVALSVVNSMTCVVPHGADRPLFGTNPIAFAAPRADGEPIVFDLATSAIAHGDVQIAARKGELLPPGMGVDSLGQPTCDPKAILEGGALLPFGGHKGSALSMMGELLAAALTGGNFSFEFDWSNHPGAKTPWTGQLLIVIDPSKAAGQNFAERSQELVRQMHAVGLRRLPGDRRHRERSKSNERGIVLEEQTLAQLRELAGQ, via the coding sequence ATGTCTGCGCTATCCGATCGTGCTGGTTCCACCCTGTCCTTTGATGCGTTGGTGAGTTTGCTGGAGAAGATTTTCCTGCGCCATGGCACGTCGGCCGAAGTCGCCCGGACCCTGGCCGAAAACTGTGCCGGCGCCGAACGCGACGGTGCCCATAGCCATGGGGTGTTTCGCATTCCGGGCTATGTTTCGACACTGAACAGCGGTTGGGTCAACGGTAAGGCCGTGCCAGCGGTCGAAGACGTCGCATCGGGTTTTGTCGCGGTTGACGCCGCAAACGGGTTTGCCCAGCCAGCCCTGGCGGCAGCGCGCCCATTGCTGGTGGCTAAGGCCCGCAGCGCCGGGATTGCGGTCCTGGCGATTCGTAACTCCCATCACTTCGCCGCCCTGTGGCCGGATGTCGAGCCGTTTGCCTACGAAGGCCTGGTGGCGTTGAGCGTGGTCAACAGCATGACCTGCGTGGTGCCCCACGGCGCCGACCGTCCGCTGTTCGGCACCAATCCGATCGCCTTCGCCGCGCCCCGGGCCGACGGCGAGCCGATAGTCTTCGACCTGGCCACCAGCGCCATCGCCCATGGCGACGTGCAGATTGCCGCCCGCAAAGGCGAGCTGTTGCCGCCAGGCATGGGCGTGGACAGCCTCGGCCAACCGACCTGCGATCCGAAAGCGATTCTCGAAGGCGGGGCACTCCTGCCGTTTGGCGGACACAAGGGCTCGGCGTTGTCGATGATGGGCGAGTTGCTGGCGGCGGCCCTGACCGGGGGGAATTTTTCGTTCGAGTTCGACTGGAGCAATCATCCCGGCGCCAAGACGCCATGGACCGGCCAATTACTGATCGTCATCGACCCGAGCAAGGCCGCCGGCCAGAACTTCGCCGAGCGCAGCCAGGAGCTGGTCAGGCAAATGCATGCCGTGGGGCTACGGCGGCTGCCGGGGGATCGTCGGCATCGCGAGCGCAGCAAATCCAATGAGCGGGGGATTGTGTTGGAGGAGCAGACGTTGGCGCAGTTGCGCGAGTTGGCGGGGCAGTAA
- a CDS encoding DUF883 family protein, with protein sequence MARKTTVQNGEQIKDQAFSELKALIEESEKLLKSSASLVGEDAEDLRGQISQKLQQALDSVTSARERTRPMVDATEVYIGGHPWQTVAISAGFGLVVGLLLGRR encoded by the coding sequence ATGGCTCGTAAAACCACCGTGCAAAACGGAGAGCAAATCAAGGATCAAGCCTTCAGCGAACTGAAGGCACTGATTGAGGAATCGGAAAAACTGCTCAAGAGCAGCGCGTCACTGGTCGGCGAGGACGCCGAAGACCTGCGGGGCCAGATCTCCCAGAAACTGCAACAGGCCCTGGATTCGGTCACCAGCGCCCGGGAGCGCACCCGGCCGATGGTCGATGCCACGGAAGTCTATATTGGCGGTCATCCATGGCAAACCGTGGCGATTTCCGCCGGATTCGGGCTGGTGGTGGGTTTGTTGCTCGGACGGCGTTAA
- a CDS encoding LysR family transcriptional regulator: MSLMNIANVDLNLLKTFEALHDESSASRAALRLGVTQSAISAALRRLRNLYGDQLFVRTGRGLAPTLRANQLKPVISEALDKCRQSLAMVDPHVSHYQGRSVIVGLSDDFEIAHGRRLIEEVAQRAPGLRLIFRQTHSQIVGQALMERNLDLAITAGGFAQRLLSRQVLGEGDYACLVDPASLTEGQHTLSLEAFVAREHVLVSSGGFIGITDEGLAGLGLSRRVCASTTHFAALPFLLKGSQAVATIPAHAARAIASLSGLEVLPCPLALPHYPIELGWRTPTQMDPAMVKVREAIVATFT, from the coding sequence ATGAGCCTTATGAATATCGCCAATGTCGACCTCAATCTGCTCAAGACCTTCGAAGCCCTGCATGACGAATCCAGCGCCAGCCGCGCCGCGTTGCGCCTGGGCGTAACCCAGTCGGCCATCAGCGCAGCCCTGCGCAGGCTTCGAAACCTGTATGGTGATCAATTATTCGTGCGCACCGGGCGCGGCCTGGCACCGACACTGCGGGCCAATCAGTTGAAGCCGGTGATCAGCGAAGCACTGGACAAATGCCGCCAGAGCCTGGCAATGGTCGATCCCCATGTCAGCCATTACCAAGGCCGCTCGGTCATCGTCGGGCTGTCCGACGATTTCGAAATTGCCCACGGGCGACGTCTGATTGAGGAAGTGGCACAACGTGCGCCGGGGTTACGCTTGATTTTTCGCCAGACCCACAGCCAGATCGTCGGCCAGGCCCTGATGGAGCGCAACCTCGACCTGGCGATCACGGCGGGAGGTTTCGCCCAGCGCTTGCTCAGCCGCCAGGTATTGGGCGAAGGCGACTACGCCTGCCTGGTGGACCCGGCCAGCCTGACGGAGGGCCAGCACACCCTCTCCCTGGAAGCGTTCGTGGCCCGTGAACATGTGCTGGTGTCGTCGGGTGGTTTTATCGGCATCACCGACGAAGGGCTGGCCGGGCTCGGTCTGAGCCGGCGGGTGTGCGCCTCGACCACCCACTTTGCCGCGCTGCCATTCCTGCTCAAGGGCAGCCAGGCGGTGGCGACCATTCCGGCCCATGCCGCCCGGGCCATCGCATCCCTCAGCGGCCTGGAAGTGCTGCCCTGCCCCCTCGCCTTGCCGCACTACCCGATCGAACTGGGCTGGCGAACCCCCACGCAAATGGATCCCGCGATGGTCAAGGTTCGCGAGGCGATTGTCGCAACCTTCACGTAG
- a CDS encoding carbon-nitrogen hydrolase family protein — MPKSIVAALQIGSLPGGKDETLAQILSYEDAIRQAGARLVVMPEALLGGYPKGEGFGTQLGYRLPEGRETFARYFANAIDVPGAETEALAGLSARTGASLVLGVIERAGSTLYCTALYFEPEAGLVAKHRKLMPTGTERLIWGKGDGSTLPVIDSQVGRLGAAVCWENMMPLLRTAMYAKGVEVWCAPTVDEREMWQVTMRHIAHEGRCFVVSACQVQASPQALGIDVAHWPAERPLIAGGSVIIGPMGDVLAGPLKDTAGLLTAEIDTDELVRARYDYDVVGHYARPDVFELVVDERAKPGVRFTA; from the coding sequence ATGCCCAAATCCATTGTCGCTGCCCTGCAGATCGGTTCGTTGCCCGGCGGCAAGGACGAGACCCTGGCGCAGATCCTTTCCTATGAAGACGCCATCCGCCAGGCCGGCGCCCGTTTGGTGGTAATGCCCGAAGCCTTACTGGGGGGCTATCCCAAGGGCGAGGGGTTCGGGACTCAACTGGGTTACCGACTGCCCGAGGGGCGCGAGACGTTTGCCCGTTATTTTGCCAATGCCATTGACGTGCCTGGCGCCGAAACCGAGGCGCTGGCCGGACTTTCGGCCCGGACCGGGGCCAGCCTGGTGCTCGGCGTCATCGAGCGTGCCGGCAGCACCTTGTACTGCACGGCGCTGTACTTCGAGCCCGAGGCCGGCTTGGTGGCCAAGCACCGCAAGCTGATGCCCACCGGCACCGAGCGGCTGATCTGGGGCAAGGGCGACGGTTCGACCTTGCCGGTGATCGACAGCCAGGTCGGTCGTTTGGGCGCTGCAGTGTGTTGGGAAAACATGATGCCGTTGTTGCGCACCGCGATGTACGCCAAAGGCGTTGAGGTCTGGTGTGCGCCGACGGTGGATGAGCGAGAGATGTGGCAGGTGACCATGCGCCACATCGCCCACGAAGGCCGTTGCTTTGTGGTCAGTGCCTGCCAGGTCCAGGCCTCGCCACAGGCATTGGGCATCGACGTCGCCCATTGGCCGGCCGAGCGACCGTTGATTGCCGGTGGTAGCGTGATTATCGGGCCCATGGGCGACGTATTGGCTGGGCCACTGAAAGACACGGCCGGGTTGCTCACCGCTGAAATCGATACCGATGAACTGGTGCGGGCGCGCTACGACTATGACGTGGTCGGGCATTACGCCAGGCCGGATGTGTTCGAACTGGTGGTGGACGAGCGGGCCAAGCCCGGCGTGCGGTTTACCGCCTGA
- a CDS encoding LEA type 2 family protein — MRRILGLSLFLILLSLSACALFPHRDPLNINVVGIEPLPSQELEMRFAVKLRLQNPNETAIDYNGVALDLEVNGRTLASGVSDQAGSIPRFSEAVLSVPVSISAFSVLRQTLGLSQTQSLNNLPYVLKGKLAGGVFGTTRFVDRGTLDLPGSAATW, encoded by the coding sequence ATGCGCAGAATCCTCGGCTTATCCCTTTTCCTGATACTGCTCAGCCTGAGCGCCTGCGCCCTTTTCCCGCACCGGGATCCGTTGAATATCAACGTGGTCGGCATCGAACCACTGCCCAGCCAGGAGCTGGAGATGCGCTTTGCCGTGAAGCTGCGCTTGCAGAACCCCAACGAAACCGCGATCGACTACAACGGCGTGGCCCTGGACCTGGAGGTCAACGGTCGTACGCTGGCATCGGGCGTCAGTGACCAGGCCGGTTCCATTCCACGCTTTTCCGAAGCGGTGCTGAGCGTGCCGGTGAGCATTTCGGCGTTTTCCGTGCTGCGTCAGACCTTGGGCCTGAGCCAGACCCAAAGCCTGAATAACCTGCCCTATGTGCTCAAGGGCAAACTCGCCGGCGGCGTGTTCGGCACCACGCGCTTCGTCGACCGCGGCACCCTCGACTTACCGGGCTCCGCGGCCACCTGGTGA
- a CDS encoding helix-turn-helix transcriptional regulator — translation MSRTTRLLTLLQVLRGKRCPVTAATLAAELKVSERTLYRDIAELTALGAPIQGEAGIGYVLRSGLFLPPLMFTADEIEAIVLGLRYVDQRGDDVLGKAAADALAKVAAVLAPDVRDALRNPTVLPGPPGYGYPQNTVELNVYRQAIRTQAKLQIDYADVNKTPSQRLIWPLALGFFNEARVVVAWCELRGAYRTFRTDRIASASEQEERYPGRRSDWLRAWFKLMELDETGRFTPDKN, via the coding sequence GTGTCGCGTACCACTCGGCTGCTCACTTTGCTGCAAGTCTTGCGGGGCAAGCGCTGCCCGGTCACCGCCGCGACATTGGCGGCCGAGCTGAAGGTGTCCGAGCGCACCTTGTACCGCGACATCGCCGAACTCACCGCCCTCGGTGCGCCGATCCAGGGTGAGGCGGGCATCGGCTATGTGTTGCGCAGTGGCCTGTTCCTGCCGCCGTTGATGTTCACTGCCGACGAAATCGAGGCCATTGTATTGGGCTTGCGCTACGTCGATCAGCGTGGCGACGATGTGTTGGGCAAGGCCGCCGCCGATGCGCTGGCCAAAGTCGCGGCGGTGCTGGCCCCTGACGTGCGGGACGCCTTGCGCAACCCGACGGTGCTGCCCGGTCCGCCTGGCTATGGCTATCCGCAGAATACGGTGGAGCTGAATGTCTATCGCCAAGCCATTCGCACGCAAGCCAAGTTGCAGATCGATTACGCCGACGTGAATAAAACTCCGAGCCAGCGCTTGATCTGGCCACTGGCCCTGGGCTTTTTCAATGAGGCGCGGGTGGTGGTGGCCTGGTGTGAATTGCGCGGTGCCTATCGGACCTTTCGCACCGACCGGATTGCCTCTGCCAGCGAGCAGGAGGAGCGGTATCCCGGCCGGCGCAGTGACTGGTTGCGTGCCTGGTTCAAGTTGATGGAACTGGATGAAACCGGGCGCTTCACTCCTGACAAAAACTGA
- a CDS encoding nuclear transport factor 2 family protein: protein MSNPVSSLAPAIAGYIAAANARDSSAVTRFFAEDANVFDEGQHRVGAQAIAQWMEDTAQRFQPRVQVLNVQQRTGKVLVHNLISGTFPGSPLELRYTFRLDEQGKISRLDISV, encoded by the coding sequence ATGTCCAATCCCGTCTCTTCCCTGGCCCCGGCCATCGCCGGCTACATTGCGGCCGCCAATGCCCGTGACAGTTCGGCGGTGACGCGTTTCTTCGCCGAGGATGCCAACGTATTCGATGAAGGCCAGCACCGTGTTGGCGCCCAGGCCATCGCCCAATGGATGGAAGACACTGCCCAGCGCTTCCAGCCCAGGGTGCAAGTGCTCAATGTGCAGCAGCGCACCGGCAAAGTGCTGGTGCATAACCTGATCTCGGGCACCTTTCCCGGCAGCCCGCTGGAGTTGCGCTATACCTTCCGGCTTGATGAGCAGGGCAAGATCAGTCGGTTGGATATCTCGGTTTAG